The genomic DNA CCCGCTTCTATAGCCCACCTCTTAATCAATGAGGTTGGAACGTAGTTAATCCACTGACGAGCCATGATTAAATCGTGTAACCTGTTGGCCAATGCAAATACCAAAGGTCTATCGGCCATGTCCTTGTATAGAAGTAGGCCGCCTGGATTCACATGGTCTACGGCCTCCAAAAACACTTCACGCTGAGCTGTTGGATTAACGTGGTGCATAACGTCAATCATGCTTACCACATCAAAGTCACCTTCTGGCCAAGATTGGTTTGCATTGCGCAGTTCGAAGTCGATATTTTTCGTCATTTCTGCGGGCATGTTTTTCAACATTAGTCTTGCTAGCTCGATAGCCGATTCAGAATAATCAAAGCCGAACGCAGAGCGGAGGCCCACTCGTTTCATGAGAAGGCCAAGGAATATTCCAGAACCACAGCCTACATCTAGGACTGATGAGTTTCTTGGAACTACTGCAAGCAATTCATGGAATGGACAAATGTATGGTCTCAATTGTTGAATCATTCGTGAGAGGAATGGGCCAGAAGAAAAAAGCATCTTGGCGTCACTCAAAACATCACGAGTTCCCTCCGTGCTTAAATCATTGCATTTCATCTACGCCTTTCTCTTTTCTAGTATCTCTAGCCGTGAAGATCTAGCAGGCTGCGGAAAACTTGATCTTCCCCTTTTGGGGACGTCTGGTTACGCGACCCCCTGATCTCGAACTCGGCGGGGGATTGATAGCCGAGGGTCGAGTGGCGACGCTGCCGATTATAGAACACTTCTAGGTATTTATAGCCAACCCCATAATTTATTGATAGGCCACCTGCGCCGTCCGACTCGATACCCCTCGCGCCGGAGGGCATCGCACAGCATCCGAGCTCCGGCACACGGAGACTGGAGCTCCCAATCCGGCGCATGAGCGCCAGCGCCGTATCGGACGCGGTTGGTCGTACGCGGTCCAGGGTCAGTTACCTGATCTTCGCATGGAACGTCTTCAGATCCGGGGTGTTCGATGATGGTTGTGTCCCCCCCAAATACGTCTGCGGCTCGGGCGAGCCGTTGCTGCTTCCAGTCGGTGACCTGGGTGGGATGGATGCTGAATTGCTCAGTCAACTCAGCCAGCGTCTTGTCCCCTTTGACGGCGGCCAATGCCACCTGGGCCTTGTCGCTCCGTGATTCCGTCGTGTTCTCTTCATCGCCTTGCTCCTTCTGTACGCCACCGCTCGGTGGCTTCGGTGAAGCCAGGCTACCACTTCTCACACTGTCCGAATTTCCGGAGCCCCCTCTAAGATGGGGATTCATCCCGTCAACTATTTTGAGATAGGTTCTACTGATAGAAACTGCGATGACGCTGTACCTAGTTACGAGCGATGCTTTTGATTCACAAGACAAACGTCGCAGCCGCAAAACTAATGCCTATACCGATTAAGACCGCCCAACTCGCTCTATCCTTAACCGCAAATACGAGCGGGTCATCATTCATAAGTCCTCTATGCGCCTTCAACCACATCCAACTAATCCAAAACAGTATTAGCGGTACGGATCCCCAAATGAATTCTGGAGTGTGATAAAGCGTGGTCACCGTTTCTCCCTGTAGATAAAGCGCAAGCACTAAAACCGCGGCGTAACCCGCAGCAATACCCAGCGTTTGAATTAGTGATGCATCAGTGACATAGTAACCACGCCCATGCGCTTTGTTTTTACGCTCTAGTACATGAACTTGTAGTTCAGCATATCGTTTAACAAAAGCCAACGACAAAAATATGAAAGTCGAGAAAGCAAGTAGCCAGAATGATAAAGGAACGGATACAGCCGCTGCGCCAGCGACGATACGTAGGGTATACAGGGCGGCTAATGTCAGACAATCAATCAATACAAGCTTCTTAAGCTTTATTGAATAGGCAAATGTTAACGTGAAATACACAAAAAGCCACGCCGGAAGATATTTGCCAACATATACAGATAAAGCAAGACCCACTAAGCCGCAAACCGGAGCCAATAAGACGCCATAAGATATGGGCACCAAGCCAGATGCAAAGGGGCGATGTTTTTTACGAGGATGTTGCCTGTCGCTTTCGAGGTCGAGCAAATCATTCGTGATATAGACGGCAGAAGCACAGAGGCTGAAAGAAATAAATGTCACAATAAGTTGGGTCAGTGAATCCGTTTCACTGAGTCGATGTGCTGCCAATAACGGCACGAAGATCAATAAGTTCTTCAACCATTGATGAAAACGAAACACTCGACGCCATGCTGACAATGTTATCGGCAAACGCGGGAAGTCACTATGAATCTCCGTGATTTTTTTCGCTTTGACTAAAACGCTTGATGCGGCGTTGACTACGATACCCTTCGATGCGCCATTCCAAACATGGATATCATCACTTGAGTTTCCGGCATAGATGTATTGCCCTTCTCCATACGCTTCATCCAGAGCGGCTTTCTTTCTGACACCAGCTAAGTTGTTCTCGCCGTCACTGGCCATGACCTCATTAAACAACTGGAGGTGGTTTGCTATCCGTTGTGCCACGCTCATATTTGTGGCTGTACAGAGCACCAGCTTATGCCCAAGCTCCTTTTGCTCTTTCAGCCACTCAATTAGTTGAATGTTGTAGGGCAACGTCGCTGGATTTAACTCGACGGAGTCTGCCAACTTCTGTTTTAAAAAAGCCTTCCCAGCAAGCAACCAAAATGGAAGATAGAGAACATAAATGGCATCATCACGAAGTAACTGTAAGACAGATTCATGTAGGGTATCGGTATGGAGAAGTGTTCCGTCCAAATCAACCACTATAGTCTGCGCTTTGTTTTCCACGGTGGAGAACTTACACGTATGAGCCATGACTTCTTGTGATGGACATCTCATCTCAAGCGCTTACGCTCAAGCTCTTACTCCCACTCTATGGTGCTTGGTGGTTTCGAGCTGATGTCGTACACGACCCGATTCACGCCTTTGACTTCATTGATGATCCGATTCGACATGCGGCCCAGCACGTCGTTCGGTATCTTGGCCCAATCGGCGGTCATGCCGTCTACGCTGGTGACGGCGCGAATCGCGATGACATGCTCATAGGTCCGCTGATCGCCCATCACCCCGACAGTTCGAATCGGCAACAAGACGGCAAACGCTTGCCAGATTTCACGATAGAGACCGGCACTTCTGATCTCCTGATCGACGATCGCTTCCGCTGCCCGCAAAATCGCCAACCGTTCGGGCGTGACGGCGCCCAGCACGCGGATCGCCAACCCTGGCCCCGGGAATGGTTGCCGCCAGATAATCTCGTCCGGCAATCCCAGTTCCATTCCCAACACCCGCACTTCATCCTTGAAGAGCTCCCGCAGCGGTTCGATAAGCTTGAGCTTCATGCGTGCCGGCAAGCCGCCGACGTTATGATGGGTTTTAATCGTGGCCGAAGGGCCTTTGAAACTGATGCTTTCAATCACGTCGGGATAGAGCGTGCCCTGGACCAGATATTTGATGCCTTTCAGTTTCTTGGATTCAGTCTCGAATCGCTTAATGAACTGCCGGCCGATGATCTTTCGTTTTTGCTCCGGATCCGCCACGTTCTTGAGATCGGCGAGAAATTGTTTGGTCCCGTCCAGAATTCGTAAATTGAGATGCAACTGCGACGCGAAGGTCTTCTCTACTTGATCCCGTTCACCGGCCCGCAACACGCCGTTATCGACGAAGATGCAGGTGAGCTGATTGCCGATCGCCCGATGCGTCAGCGCCGCCGCAACCGATGAATCCACGCCGCCGCTCAGTGCGCAGATGACTCGCTCCTTGCCGACCTGTTCACGAATCTGCCCGACCGCCGTCTCCACATAGGACTGCATGGTCCAGGTCGGTTTGCAACCGCAAATCTCATAGACGAAGTTGCGGAGAATCCTCGTCCCTTCCGACGTGTGCGCCACTTCGGGATGGAACTGCAAACAATAGATCCGGCGCTCGTGATCGGACCGCTTCATCGCCGCGACGGGCGAGTTGTTCGTATGCGCAATCGATCGAAATCCGGGCGGCATCCGCTCGATGCGATCACCGTGAGACATCCATACAGCTGTCTTCTTGTCGATTCCGACTCCTTTGAAGAGATCGCTCGCATCGTCGATCGTGAGATCGGCTCTGCCATATTCACGATGTGCCGACTTCGCGACGGCCCCTCCGGAGAGATGGGTCACCAACTGCATGCCGTAACAAATCCCAAGGATCGGAATGTTCTGATCGAACAACTCTTTAGCGACAACCGGCGCCTTCTTCTCATAGACGCTGGAAGGACCGCCGGAAAGGACAATGCCTTGCGGCCGATACGCGAGAATCGTCGCCAACGGGACCGTACAGGGAAGAATTTGCGAATAGACCTGCGCTTCGCGAATGCGGCGGGTGATCAGTTGCGTGTACTGCGACCCAAAGTCGAGGACCAGAATTCTATCGTGCCAGAGTTCCATCGTCGTTAATCGTGAATCGTTACACGTTAATCGCCGGAGTCATTATGAGGAAGGGACCTGGCTCTAAGCGTCTTATCGATTCACGGTTAACGATTAACGTTGAACGTCCTATTCCCAATCCATCCGGTAGTTCGGCGCCTCTTTGGTAATGATCACGTCATGCACATGGCTCTCACGGAGGCCGGCCACGGA from Nitrospira sp. includes the following:
- a CDS encoding Mobile element protein; translated protein: MNPHLRGGSGNSDSVRSGSLASPKPPSGGVQKEQGDEENTTESRSDKAQVALAAVKGDKTLAELTEQFSIHPTQVTDWKQQRLARAADVFGGDTTIIEHPGSEDVPCEDQVTDPGPRTTNRVRYGAGAHAPDWELQSPCAGARMLCDALRREGYRVGRRRWPINKLWGWL
- a CDS encoding Integral membrane protein, encoding MAHTCKFSTVENKAQTIVVDLDGTLLHTDTLHESVLQLLRDDAIYVLYLPFWLLAGKAFLKQKLADSVELNPATLPYNIQLIEWLKEQKELGHKLVLCTATNMSVAQRIANHLQLFNEVMASDGENNLAGVRKKAALDEAYGEGQYIYAGNSSDDIHVWNGASKGIVVNAASSVLVKAKKITEIHSDFPRLPITLSAWRRVFRFHQWLKNLLIFVPLLAAHRLSETDSLTQLIVTFISFSLCASAVYITNDLLDLESDRQHPRKKHRPFASGLVPISYGVLLAPVCGLVGLALSVYVGKYLPAWLFVYFTLTFAYSIKLKKLVLIDCLTLAALYTLRIVAGAAAVSVPLSFWLLAFSTFIFLSLAFVKRYAELQVHVLERKNKAHGRGYYVTDASLIQTLGIAAGYAAVLVLALYLQGETVTTLYHTPEFIWGSVPLILFWISWMWLKAHRGLMNDDPLVFAVKDRASWAVLIGIGISFAAATFVL
- a CDS encoding GMP synthase [glutamine-hydrolyzing]; this encodes MELWHDRILVLDFGSQYTQLITRRIREAQVYSQILPCTVPLATILAYRPQGIVLSGGPSSVYEKKAPVVAKELFDQNIPILGICYGMQLVTHLSGGAVAKSAHREYGRADLTIDDASDLFKGVGIDKKTAVWMSHGDRIERMPPGFRSIAHTNNSPVAAMKRSDHERRIYCLQFHPEVAHTSEGTRILRNFVYEICGCKPTWTMQSYVETAVGQIREQVGKERVICALSGGVDSSVAAALTHRAIGNQLTCIFVDNGVLRAGERDQVEKTFASQLHLNLRILDGTKQFLADLKNVADPEQKRKIIGRQFIKRFETESKKLKGIKYLVQGTLYPDVIESISFKGPSATIKTHHNVGGLPARMKLKLIEPLRELFKDEVRVLGMELGLPDEIIWRQPFPGPGLAIRVLGAVTPERLAILRAAEAIVDQEIRSAGLYREIWQAFAVLLPIRTVGVMGDQRTYEHVIAIRAVTSVDGMTADWAKIPNDVLGRMSNRIINEVKGVNRVVYDISSKPPSTIEWE